In the genome of Ancylomarina subtilis, one region contains:
- the hpt gene encoding hypoxanthine phosphoribosyltransferase, giving the protein MKTVKLLDREFRVSIPAEKIDKAIAEMAEKMNKDLAGKNPMFICILNGSFMFASDLMKLITVENAEITFMRLASYEGMGTTGKVKKLMGFTEDLKDRTVVILEDIIDTGITMENTLAQIEEYKAKEILVATMLFKPDALKRDIKIDYVGLDIPNDFIVGRGLDYDGIGRNLPDVYTVID; this is encoded by the coding sequence ATGAAAACTGTAAAACTTCTTGATAGAGAGTTTCGAGTATCTATCCCGGCAGAAAAGATTGATAAAGCTATTGCGGAAATGGCTGAGAAGATGAACAAGGATCTTGCTGGAAAGAATCCTATGTTTATTTGTATTCTTAATGGATCGTTTATGTTTGCATCAGACTTGATGAAACTCATAACTGTTGAAAATGCAGAAATCACATTTATGCGTTTAGCTTCATACGAAGGTATGGGAACAACAGGCAAGGTGAAAAAATTGATGGGCTTTACCGAAGATCTAAAGGATCGTACGGTTGTGATTCTTGAGGATATTATTGATACTGGAATTACAATGGAAAATACTTTAGCTCAAATTGAAGAATATAAGGCTAAGGAAATTTTAGTGGCAACCATGTTGTTTAAGCCTGACGCGTTGAAACGTGACATTAAGATTGACTATGTTGGTCTTGATATTCCAAACGATTTTATTGTTGGTCGTGGTTTAGATTACGATGGAATAGGAAGAAATTTGCCAGACGTTTATACAGTTATTGACTAA